In Nicotiana tabacum cultivar K326 chromosome 11, ASM71507v2, whole genome shotgun sequence, a single window of DNA contains:
- the LOC142166326 gene encoding protein SLOW WALKER 2-like, translating into MVLVSHAHPSVATMARTLLSGATIVYNGNPLNDLSLNAFLDKFMEKKPKQSTWHGASQIEPAKKLDMQGQLIGSEILSLAETDVPPEDLVFHKFYVNKMKLSKKPKKKKKKTSEDEAAEEFLTADGSDVEDEIDEEAADESENEEIDSMLESGGIPLEANGEYDYSDLDEVANEDDDELLGDNSDDEMNALLEHDGADINSGSDDENDAEKADEVDEEDVVHLRKKKRKSDKRAGKSPFASLEDYEHLLNKDSAEKPTKSRKKRKSSN; encoded by the exons ATGGTACTGGTATCGCATGCGCACCCATCAGTTGCTACCATGGCTAGAACCCTTCTTTCAGGAGCAACCATTGTGTATAATGGTAACCCCCTGAATGATCTTTCGCTGAATGCCTTCCTCGACAAGTTCATGGAAAAGAAACCAAAACAAAGCACTTGGCATGGTGCCTCCCAGATTGAACCAGCTAAGAAG CTTGACATGCAAGGGCAGTTGATTGGGTCAGAAATTCTCTCCTTGGCTGAAACAGATGTACCCCCTGAGGATCTCGTCTTCCACAAATTCTACGTAAATAAGATGAAGTTGTCGAAGAAgcctaagaagaaaaagaagaagacgtCAGAGGATGAGGCTGCTGAGGAGTTTTTGACTGCGGATGGTAGCGATGTCGAAGATGAGATTGATGAAGAGGCTGCTGATGAGAGTGAAAATGAGGAAATCGACAGCATGTTAGAGTCCGGTGGGATTCCCTTGGAAGCCAACGGTGAATATGATTACAGTGATTTGGACGAGGTTGCTAACGAAGATGATGACGAGTTGCTTGGTGATAACAGCGATGATGAGATGAATGCTCTTCTGGAACATGATGGAGCTGACATTAATTCCGGCAGTGATGATGAAAATGATGCAGAAAAGGCAGATGAAGTTGATGAAGAGGATGTTGTACatctaaggaaaaagaaaaggaagtcaGACAAGCGTGCCGGAAAATCCCCGTTTGCTAGCCTTGAAGACTATGAACATTTGCTTAACAAGGACAGCGCAGAAAAGCCCACTAAATcaagaaagaagagaaagagtTCAA